The genomic stretch AGAGGCGTTGCTGGAGAGCTCGTCGGCCAGCTCATCTCGCTCGGCCTCGGCCTGCTTCCGTGCCCTCTCAGCCGCAGCCAGGTCCTGCAGGAACAACAACCGTGCGTTTCAAGCCTGCGCCGTGAGGCGTCGGGACTCTTTAGGCTCAAACGTGTCACCTCCTGCATCTGCATCAGCTCGGCTTCCAGGCTCTTGGCCTTCTTCTCGCTCTCCTTCGCGGCGCTCAGCACTTCCTCTCTGGCAGCGTGGGCATCGTCCAGCTCCCTCTGATAGTCCTTCATCTGGGCCTGGCGCGGTGAGGACGAAGAATCGACGCCATTGATGTAAAAGGTGGCTTGAAGGTCCATGTATGACAGGAAATTCCCGTCCTCTCACCTGGAGCTTGCGCAGTTGTTTGATAGCTTCGTCCCGACCCTTGCTGGCTGTCTCAATCTGTCCCTCCAGATCTTTTATATCGGTCTCCAACTTCTTCTTGGCTGCTGTTGCCTGAGCCCGCTGCTTACGCTCATCCTCCAGCTCGGTCTCCAGCTCGCGGACCTGACGCCGGTGCCCATTGTTATTTAAAGGCCAGTCTGGAACACGTGTTTTTAGGGTGatattcacatttttatttcGGATTCACCTGTTTGAGAAGTtgccttttcttctcttctcccatCTCATCGCGCCCCTGGAGGTCCCTCTCAAACTGAGCCTTCAGCGCCTGCATGTTGACCTCCAGCCGTAGCTTGGCATCCTCAGCTGCCTGGAGCTCATCCTCCAGTTCCTCCAGCTGAGTCTTCATCTCTTCCACCTGGGCTTCCAGACCTCGCTTGGACTTCTCCAGCTCATGGACCTGCCAACAGTGCAGAAAGGTATGAAACATCGTACTTTGGTGCACAAGACTTTTCGGTCAATTAATTAAAAGGCATAAACTTACATTCTTCCCGACATCATCCTTGGAGCTGATCAggtcctccatctccatcttcagGGCCTTGTTggctctctccagctcctctctggaaTCCTGGGCTTCTTCTAGAGCCCTAGCCAGGGACAGCGCTTTGGTCTCCttctctctggcctcagcttcagccctgtccctctcctctgcATATTTACAAGAGATGCTTTTCTCTTCAGCCAGCATCTACAGAGAGGGGAGGTGAGAAGAGAAGACCAGCATGTCCATGACCACAGCAACCGAAGGCatctttctattttttttaaataacaactAACCTGATCAaacttcttctgcttcttctccaggtTGGACACAACCTGTCTCTGGCTGTCCAAGTCCATCAGCGTGTCCTCGAGCTCCTGCTGTAGCCGGTTCTTGGTCTTCTCTAACTTGTCATATGCAGCTGCCTTCTCCTCGTACTGGGTGTTGGCTGCCTCCAGGTCTCTCTGCAGACGCTTCTTACCTTCCTCCAACATCTCAGCATTTGCTGTCATTTCCTCTAGCTTCTTCTTTGAGTCTGATAACTGTAAATGACGTTTACACTTCTTAATACTGTCCTTTATGCACAGTCGAGCGACACTAAAATGCCCTGCAACATATCTTAGATTACTGTGTGGGTTATTAAAGCTTGGCCTGACCTGGATGTTGAGTGTGGACACGTGTCTCTCCACGTTGCGCTTGgcctccatctcttcttccagctgctcctgcaaaCTGTTTTTGTCGTCTTCTGCTTGCCGTAGTTTTGTAGAGAGCTGCAGTTTCTGCCGCGTCTCCTCAGCCAACAGTTCCTGTTGTGAAACATCGAACGGAGGTTCACTAAGCACGAGTCCGAAACGGCTGTAGGCTGCTCCGCAAGCTTCGGGTCCAGGTCGGTCACCTGTGTGTCCTGAAGCTGAGAGGTGATGCTGCTGACGTCTTTGCTCAGCTTGATGTTCTTGCTTTCGGCTTCGTTCAGTAGGTTTGTTACACTCTCCAGTTCAATCTGTGTTAAGACAAAGTTGATTTTTAGGGGATTTTCTTCTGTAGAGGCCTGGTGTAATTACTGAGAGTCATTTACAGTGATCTTAGAGCAGCGCTCTCCCAGGTCTGCTTTCTGCTTCTCGCTGTCTGCGAAGCGAGATTGGAGATCCGCGACCTGACCTTCCAACTTCTTCCTCTTGTGCTCCCCATCTTGCTTGGCCTGGACGAGGGAGCGCACCTCCATGGTCAATTCTGACGTCTCCTTTTCCAGAGCTTGTTTAGCCTTCTCCAGGTTTGACTTCACCTGAGCAGAGGAACATCAAGGAAACGTCAATAAGTGAGGCAATAAAAACGGAGCGACGCCGCAGCGATTACAGCGCTGGACGGAATTATGCTGGCCTACTCGTTTGgactgctccagctgctctgtcagctcctccacagcctgggtgtgtttctgtctcatcTCGTGTATCTGGGCTTCGTGGGTCCTGTTTTCCTCGTCAATGGCTCTCTTCAACAcggtcacttcctgctcacgTTTGGCTCTGGAAGGTTAGCTCACGTGgttaatgcttttatttcagacatgaacatttgctttatttcactCCTCAACAGTTCGCAGCATGGTTAACATGACTGTGTGTTCAGGAGTCTGTATTTAAATTAATGACCTCAGTTCCTGCTGTGTGGCGGTTGTGTCTAAagtgtcctccagctctgacttgAGCGCTTCGAGCTCTTCCCCGAGGTCCCTTTTAATCTTCTCAGCCTTGTTCCTAGCTGCCCGTTCGGAATCAAGATCCTCTTGCAGGTCAGAGATGTGTCCCTCCAGTTCTCTGATCTTCTTCAGAGCATTGTTCTTTTGAGCCATCTCATCTTCTAACCTGTGAGCAGAGACGTCGGTCAGCTTGAGTGAAATTATGAAAGGAGAAAATAATGTGGCACACGGATGGGAAAAGGTTACCGGGCTATTTATGGATGCATGACTTTGTCAAGCTTTTGCCCTATTTTCCTTAACTTTAGGGGGGTTACCTGGCTAGGGCGTTCTGCAACTCTTCGTCCTTCTTAGCGAGCTGGGCCTTGAGCTCAGCAATCTGGGCCTGCAGGTCGGCGATCTGCTCCTGTAGGTCATTTGACTCTGCCTCCAACTTGCGCTTGGCCTTGTCAAGCTCTTGGCGgcacttttcttcctttttcaaGCGCACTAGTAgcacagaagggaaaaaaatagaacACTCTCCCTAAAATGCTAATTGTATTATGGCATCATATTTCAAGCCAGTCAATTACCTTCTAGTTCAGAGATCATTGActcatgtttgtttttgagcTTGGTGAGGTTCTTcgacttctcctcctcttctgccaaGTTGGTACTTATATCAGCAACTCGATCCTCCATCAGCTTCCTTTCCTACAAAACACCAGTTTGGTCGTTCAATTGCCAGGATACAGCCGATGTCATGTCTCGTCTAGTACCTGTCAGAACAATAAGCGGACGGAGTGGGTTGAATGTACCTTTAGCAGCTTGTTGTTGTGGTCCTCCATCACCAGGATCTCATCCTCCAGCTTTTTGATCTTGCCCTCACAAGTCACTTTTTCGAGATGGAGCTTCTGGCgagcatcttcctcttcttctaaATGTTCTTCTAATTCCTACATGGAGAATAGCATAGCATTGCTTTTGCTATCAACCCCCCCACATTCGAAGACTGTGTATCATTGAACAATGAGCTAACAACAGCCGAATCACCAGACTAATAAGGAGGAAGAACAAAGTGCAGTATTTTATACCTGCATCTGTTGCTGCATCTTTTTCTTGTCCAATAAGAGTGACTGAGCACGTTCTTCCTCGTCATCCAGTCTTGCCTCCATCTCATGAaggatctcctccagctcctgtttcTTGGCAGCCAGTCGAACCctcatctcctcagcttctgcAAAGAGCTCTGTTTCTGCTTGAAGCTGTTCCTGCAGTGCGTTTCTCTCCTCCAAAAcctaaagcaaaaaaagaaaccgCTTAAAAAGcagctctttcttcttcttcttctgcaggtgttttgtaTTACCGATGCATGCTTCAGCGAGATCTCCTTCAGCTCCGACTCAAATTTCAACGAAGTGTCTTTGGCTCTCTTCAGCTCTTCTTCCTTCAgacccatctcctcctcctgtcgcGTCACTTGCAGCAGAGGTTTAACCTGTAGTGTAGTTGAGCACAATTTATTGTATCAACGTAATTATTAGAGAGTTTCTGTTTGTGCTTTCCCAGGACAGCGACGCCCTGACCTTTGTAAAGAGCCTCCACCACTGCCAGTTCCTGAGTTTGAGGTAGGCAGCACAGTTCCTCTGGATCACCTTCATGGCGGTGAGCTGCTGTTGCCTCTTGGCAAAAGCCCtacagagaataaaaacagtgagACCAACACACACTGTGTGGACAAAGAATAGAAAAATacaagatttttacaaaaacagcatgtaataaaaggtgtaaaacaccaccaacaacagcaaaaagaTGAAGCTGAATAGTTGGACACTGTGCCGTAGAGCAAATAGTAAATTAAAAATGCAATGAAGGGATTTGGCTTGTGTTGTCTTACTTCCGGGCCAGGAACCCtctggcctgggcctggaaagCTATGATGATCACAGTGATTTTCatatctctctcctcctccagctgggccagAACCCCTGTACGGAAGAAGATCTTGCTCTGTCCAATCCTGTACAGGTTGGGGTCCAAATCCAGGTGCTTGatctgaaaaacaacaacagagagcATTATGCACATTAAGAAGTTTGTTTTAACATGGATGTAGATATAATCCATAATTTTGAATATACCATGAGGCAGCAGGCCTGTTTGCCATCCATGAATCCTTTGGGAATAGCACTAGGAGTCAGGATCTCGTACCTGTCACACGGGATCACACAAGTGTTAAAATctccaggggaaaaaaaaggaatcaataATTTAGCAGTCAGTAGATGTTCAACGCACCGCTGGCGGAACTCCTGGAAGACGATTCTGTTGGGGAAACCTTGTCGGCAGATACGGATCCCCTCCAACACACCGTTGCATCTCAGCTGCTCCAAGACCAAGTGAGCGTCCAGCTTTCCTGCCTGGGAAATAAGCGATATTTAATCTTGCTTCATTTATAATTTAACGAGGGGTACTGTGTCATAGAACAGTGCCATGCTGAGTTTCACTTTTTATTatacaaatataataatatttcTCTAGCTCATCAAAGCCTCCGTTAGGATGAAGCTATTTGATTTTCTGCACAACTATGCAACAAAGTGCACATACCCTTTTCTCATGGTTGGGGATGATGCATCTCACAAAGTTAGGCTGGGTATTGTGCAGTGTGGTCATGAGTTTGGCCAGAGATTCCTTGTACAGTTGACCGACTGTGCGGAACATCCCCTTCTTGGTCTTCGAGGCACTGGGCATCGAGCTGTCAGTCATCTTGGCGATCGTGTCCAGACCCACTACTCTGTCAGCTGAAACAGAACCACTGAATTAAATATCACTCATTATCTATGATTTAGAACCTCAACGTGCGACTTATGGAAGAAAAATATCAGGAAATGTATTGAAAACTGGTCCTACTGTCTTTCCAGAGGTCTTGCACGAACTGGCTGGAGGAGTTGCTGAGCAGGGTTGTGACGTTGTCATTCAGGGGGTCCATGTTCTTAGTCAGCCAGGCCGTGGCGTTGTAGGACACCTACAGACGACAGAACCATCAATGGCGTGTGAGTGCTGTTAAATATGCCGATCATATCATTTAATCTAATCACACACTTCACACGCACCTTCCCAGCATAATGTAGCAAAGAAAACTCGGTCTTGTCTTTCAGTTGTTTCGACTTTGCAAATTTGATGTGGTTTCCTTGTGTGTTGATAAGTTTTTCTACAAAAGACACGTCTGTAGCTTTGGGGAACCAGCACTCTTCATCCAGGAGGGCCAGGATGCCTGGAGGGTTGTTCTGCAGGGAAATCAGGTCAATTTAAACGCTGAGGTGTCCCTAATGGATCAAAGCAGGGGCAGGGGCCATGCTTCGTACGGCGCACGTTGCTGTGCACAAACAGGACTCACGGGCCTCTCGATGAGCTCAATGCAGGGCTGCAGGTCCAGGCCAAAGTCGATGAAGTTCCACTCGATGCCCTCCCGCTggtactcctcctgctccaggatgAACATGGTGTGGttgaacagctgctgcagcttctcgttGGTGTAGTTGATGCAAAGCTGCTCAAACGAATTGTCCTGCAAGATCGATCAGAACATGAAGATGCTGCTGTCGTTCCGCCAAAACATGTTCCGCACGGATATACCTCAAAGATTTCAAAGCCAGCAATGTCAAGGATTCCCAGGAAGGAGGCACCCTGGCGTTTGGTCTTGTCCAAAGCTTTGTTCACTCGAAACAAGATCCAGCGGAAGAGGCGCTCAAATATGGCTTTAGCCAAGGCTTCAGTAGCAAAGTCAGCCTGTCGTACAGAAGCACGGAAAATCCCGGTGAACAGAAGCGGGATGGGGTCATCAaagctggtgtttgtttttttcctgcatttctgTCGTACCTGCTCTTTGGTCTGTGCCTTCTGCACCATCTCTCTGCCCACTTTGATTCGAGGGGTCAGCATGGCACGGGTGAAGTCCGTCACATTGATTCCCTGCAGGTGACACACCTTTTGGGCAGCTACAGAAGGGAAAACATTCTCCTGTTTTATTAAATTCCTTCGAAAGAAACGAAATGCTAACGACATGAGAACAGATGCGGATCATACCGGTGTTGTCCGGCATGGtggcctgctcctggttccTCTCTTTCTTGAACTCAATGTTTCCCAGCTGCATGACAGTGGAGCACACCTTCAGGatatctgaaacacacacacacacgtgacagTTAAAGAAAATGCAGACGCTCCCTACGATCAGGGGTGCCACTGATCCGTGGTACCGTTTCTCTCTTCTTCGCTGAAACCCATGATGTTCATAGCCTCCATGGTTTCATCGTACAGCTCGTCGTCTTCCTGGCCAGTGATCTGAACATGGCCGTCGCTCAGGAAACGGTAGTTATTGAAAGGCTCCAGAAGGAGTTCCTCTGAAAACGTGACACAGAAACGTTACAACGTAAAGGAACTTTGCTCATCAAACTTTATGTTGATCATTCAACAGACTTCAAAACCACAGCAGTTAAAGAAGTTGGGCTTCTCTGGATGATATATGACAGAAATATGAGTCCTCTCACCGCGCAGTTTGTCCTTTGCACCAGCAATCATGTAGTAGAAGATGTGAAAAGCCCTCTCCGTTTTTGCTTGCCTGATACAGCGAGACTTTTCCAAAAGGTCTGACAGTGTCGGGTGTTAAAGAATACAGAGGCTCCAGAGTTCCAATacaactgaaataaaataagTAACTATAAAATAAAGGCCTGCTAACATCTTATGGACACTTCCCAGACTGAGAGAAACTAAGAAAACAGGATACAAGTCTCTATATTGGCTCCAACAATGTAGCCAGTGACGTCAAAGTTGATCCGGATAAATTTACCCTATGGAGgaaatgaggaggaaaaaagatttAGCCTGTATGATTAACAATgcagatgggaaaaaaatgtgcTGATATTCTGAGTAAAAGCAACAGAACGCACAAATCGGGATGAATTGTCATTTTTTATGGTCTTGGCATTCCCAAAGGCCTCCAGGATGGGATTGGCCTGCAGGAGCTGTTTCTCTAGCTCCCCCTAGTGACGATATTGACATAAAGAAGCAGCATGAAACACTTGGAGGATGTGGCAtgtggggatggatggaggtggatAATGTCTGCGTAAATAACGATGTCACATTAcgtgagaaaaataaagaaatgcccTATAAAACACAAAGTACAGCGTAAATCTCTGCTCATATCATGAAAACAGATGAAACAATGAGGTAATTCTGGGTCAGACATGGCCTCCCATTTATGTTAACATGAATGAAACATGAAGAACTTTATGAATCTTGTTAAGTCTGCACTGAATTTGCGTGTCGGCAAATTAAAGCGATTTTGATTTGCAAATTGCTTCCAGCATGACTACAGAGCCTACGGGATCTTACGCAGGGCGAGGTGACGCTCGGCAAACGAGGCAGACACGCTGTCACTTTGCGTTAAGGTAATCCACCCGATCAAAGTGGGCCGTGTCGGCATGGCAGTCAAGTCGGGTACCAGAGAGCAGAGACTTTAAATACACTCAGGCTAGCGTCACCTCGCCTGTAAATGAGCTAAAGTTGTGTAATGGACGAGGTCACGACTTTCTTTAACAAGTGTGAGACCAGTGGAATGAAAAAGCTCGTCGAGGCTGTGTTTAAAATCGGACCGTATTCATTGGGTTTTCAGTTATTGCTCAAATGTACACTCgaggaagtggaaggaaaagaaagaggccaGATACAGACCAGCTGAAGAGGTGCAGGTCAGACAGAGCTGGCAGTGCAGACAGGGGCGTCTTTGTCATTTTGGACActgaaggagaagagaaaagacaagCAAAGCAAGATAGCCAGAAAAAGAGTGTGAGGAGATCTTTTCAGGCGAGTTCTCTAGAAACTGCAACCAGCACCCGTCCAGTACACAGACAGCATCGCTTCCAACCCCCGACAGTCTAGTCCGGACTCAGGACGCGAGTCCTTCCAAAGACAGGGTGTCTGGGCTGTTCACAGCGTTGAGAAACAGGAAGGGCATCAACACAGGACACCCAAACACACCTTAGGGAAGCAGGTCGGAGGGTAGGCGGGagcagagggcagagagaggTGCTTGTGTCTGACAGGGCAACAGATGACGGGCATGCTCACACTGTGGTTGAATCACCCGTGAGGGACTCTTTCACTGCCGCGGAGGCTCCAAACGGTCCTCTCGCAGCAGTGAGAGGGTGACTACAAACCCCAACCATTGGAAACCGGTtcgtttatgcagccggggccCCCCCCACCACGCCTCGGAGTCGATGCCACCATGAGGATCATGCAGACTAAATCAGTTGGGAAATGACTGCTGTTGGAAAACACCTTCAGACTCAAGAAGATTTGGAATCTAAAGAAATCACGGCTACGTACCGGAGAGAAAACAAACCCCTAAATTGGTGCCACACCACGAATCCATGCACTGCTCTAACCCAAagaagaaatacacacaaaaacacactccaGGCATTCCCCTTTACTCACGTAGGCAAATTGCGATCCTGATTGTTGCTATTCGGAGGAAACGGCAATATAGAGGGTTAAACTGGGCAGCTTCCTACAAATGGTTACAGACTGAGGGAACTGGCTGGCAGATGTGACGTACAGCCCGGTGTCCTCACACTGATACTTACAATACTGCTGTCCTTCTTGCCTTTGTGTGAGGAGGCCACGACAGCCAGATACTGGATGACCTTCTTAGTGTTCTCTGTCTTCCCAGCACCAGATTCTCCACTAGAGTGGGAAAAGTGACAGAGGGGATTAAAAGATGCAGAGATGGtgaaacaggagaggaggagataagTAGCACTGGCCGGTACTCTTCACAGTTCACTAATTCGGTTTAATTGAACAGAAATCATGTGCAGCAGGGAGATAATTGCACCAACATCTGACAGGAAGCATAATGTTATTGTTCAGTCTGACACACTGATCCGCGTGTTCTTAACTCCATATTCATATTCCACAATTTGTCCATATTAGTGGGAAAAGCGTGACTTGCTGTTGAAGAATTAtgcattttaataaataaatagctgAATACACATGATATTACATTGTTTACTCTTTAAAGTACTTGGTAAATTGGGATAAAATAATAAGTTTTAAGTGGGCGTTTAAATATCCATATTCAGCTATGCCAGAGGCTCCCGAGACATAAATACATCCCAACGAAGACTCCATAAAAGTCAATAAAATGAAAGAAGCTGCAGTTTGCTGTTAGCCACCAGCACAAATGTCATGACTTAATGGGTTTAGAGGCTTAAGCATATATACACAGTATTTAAAGACAGCTTTTAAAACCTGGACAAACAAAAAGGCTCTTTAGTTCCTCCATAATTTAAACTTTATGAAAACGCTAAAGGGTTTGATGACTTAAAACTTCTGAAAGAGACAGAATTCTTTATTCTACATGAGATATTCTCAAGTCCTCAACAGGATCAGACTGTAAATCTGCACTATTTATCTTTGTGTTACAGATACTATAATTCCATTGGAatatcgctctctctctttatgtctctctctctctctctcacacacacacacacacacacacacacacacatacacacacacacacacacgcacacaatgaCTTAAATAAGGAAACTAGCGAccctgcagagaggaaatgTCACCATGTCAAGTTTACTGGCTCCCATTTATTTCCCATGGCGGATTTGTGGTGGTGGGAGCAGAAACATAATCGCacaataataaaacaaacacacactcagaaaaataaatccagGACACCAGGATACAAGTTCTGTTCTATTTCCTTTTCTGACACTATCGGAAAAGCAAGGCTGGAATTTGTCTCTTTGTCAATAGGATCCCGCCATATTTGGCACCCATCTTCCGCCCCCTATTCATTCTCTGGTGTCCCCAGGGTGCACGGACAAGAGGACGAGctcccccatcacacacacc from Takifugu flavidus isolate HTHZ2018 chromosome 6, ASM371156v2, whole genome shotgun sequence encodes the following:
- the myh11a gene encoding myosin-11a isoform X3, which translates into the protein MSKKAPTEDEKFLFVDKDILNSPMAQADWSAKKLVWVPSEKHGFEAASIKEEHGDEVLVELADNGKKLTLNKDDIQKMNPPKFSKVEDMAELTCLNEASVLHNIRERYYSGLIYTYSGLFCVVVNPYKMLPIYSEKIIEMYKGKKRHEVPPHIYSIADNAYRNMMQDREDQSILCTGESGAGKTENTKKVIQYLAVVASSHKGKKDSSIQQSGSQFAYGELEKQLLQANPILEAFGNAKTIKNDNSSRFGKFIRINFDVTGYIVGANIETYLLEKSRCIRQAKTERAFHIFYYMIAGAKDKLREELLLEPFNNYRFLSDGHVQITGQEDDELYDETMEAMNIMGFSEEERNDILKVCSTVMQLGNIEFKKERNQEQATMPDNTAAQKVCHLQGINVTDFTRAMLTPRIKVGREMVQKAQTKEQADFATEALAKAIFERLFRWILFRVNKALDKTKRQGASFLGILDIAGFEIFEDNSFEQLCINYTNEKLQQLFNHTMFILEQEEYQREGIEWNFIDFGLDLQPCIELIERPNNPPGILALLDEECWFPKATDVSFVEKLINTQGNHIKFAKSKQLKDKTEFSLLHYAGKVSYNATAWLTKNMDPLNDNVTTLLSNSSSQFVQDLWKDTDRVVGLDTIAKMTDSSMPSASKTKKGMFRTVGQLYKESLAKLMTTLHNTQPNFVRCIIPNHEKRAGKLDAHLVLEQLRCNGVLEGIRICRQGFPNRIVFQEFRQRYEILTPSAIPKGFMDGKQACCLMIKHLDLDPNLYRIGQSKIFFRTGVLAQLEEERDMKITVIIIAFQAQARGFLARKAFAKRQQQLTAMKVIQRNCAAYLKLRNWQWWRLFTKVKPLLQVTRQEEEMGLKEEELKRAKDTSLKFESELKEISLKHASVLEERNALQEQLQAETELFAEAEEMRVRLAAKKQELEEILHEMEARLDDEEERAQSLLLDKKKMQQQMQELEEHLEEEEDARQKLHLEKVTCEGKIKKLEDEILVMEDHNNKLLKERKLMEDRVADISTNLAEEEEKSKNLTKLKNKHESMISELEVRLKKEEKCRQELDKAKRKLEAESNDLQEQIADLQAQIAELKAQLAKKDEELQNALARLEDEMAQKNNALKKIRELEGHISDLQEDLDSERAARNKAEKIKRDLGEELEALKSELEDTLDTTATQQELRAKREQEVTVLKRAIDEENRTHEAQIHEMRQKHTQAVEELTEQLEQSKRVKSNLEKAKQALEKETSELTMEVRSLVQAKQDGEHKRKKLEGQVADLQSRFADSEKQKADLGERCSKITIELESVTNLLNEAESKNIKLSKDVSSITSQLQDTQELLAEETRQKLQLSTKLRQAEDDKNSLQEQLEEEMEAKRNVERHVSTLNIQLSDSKKKLEEMTANAEMLEEGKKRLQRDLEAANTQYEEKAAAYDKLEKTKNRLQQELEDTLMDLDSQRQVVSNLEKKQKKFDQMLAEEKSISCKYAEERDRAEAEAREKETKALSLARALEEAQDSREELERANKALKMEMEDLISSKDDVGKNVHELEKSKRGLEAQVEEMKTQLEELEDELQAAEDAKLRLEVNMQALKAQFERDLQGRDEMGEEKKRQLLKQVRELETELEDERKQRAQATAAKKKLETDIKDLEGQIETASKGRDEAIKQLRKLQAQMKDYQRELDDAHAAREEVLSAAKESEKKAKSLEAELMQMQEDLAAAERARKQAEAERDELADELSSNASGKSALADEKRRLEARISQLEEELEEEQGNMELLNDRLRKSSQQVDQLNNELQTERSTSQKNESARQQMERQNKELKAKLQEMENQVKSKFKSSISALEAKVAQLEEQLEQENREKQASAKSLRQKDKKMKDLMIQVEDERKQAEQYKDQAEKSNGRVKQLKRQLEESEEESQRATAARRKLQRELDEATETADALGREVSSLKSKLRGNPEPKE
- the myh11a gene encoding myosin-11a isoform X4 encodes the protein MIAGAKDKLREELLLEPFNNYRFLSDGHVQITGQEDDELYDETMEAMNIMGFSEEERNDILKVCSTVMQLGNIEFKKERNQEQATMPDNTAAQKVCHLQGINVTDFTRAMLTPRIKVGREMVQKAQTKEQADFATEALAKAIFERLFRWILFRVNKALDKTKRQGASFLGILDIAGFEIFEDNSFEQLCINYTNEKLQQLFNHTMFILEQEEYQREGIEWNFIDFGLDLQPCIELIERPNNPPGILALLDEECWFPKATDVSFVEKLINTQGNHIKFAKSKQLKDKTEFSLLHYAGKVSYNATAWLTKNMDPLNDNVTTLLSNSSSQFVQDLWKDTDRVVGLDTIAKMTDSSMPSASKTKKGMFRTVGQLYKESLAKLMTTLHNTQPNFVRCIIPNHEKRAGKLDAHLVLEQLRCNGVLEGIRICRQGFPNRIVFQEFRQRYEILTPSAIPKGFMDGKQACCLMIKHLDLDPNLYRIGQSKIFFRTGVLAQLEEERDMKITVIIIAFQAQARGFLARKAFAKRQQQLTAMKVIQRNCAAYLKLRNWQWWRLFTKVKPLLQVTRQEEEMGLKEEELKRAKDTSLKFESELKEISLKHASVLEERNALQEQLQAETELFAEAEEMRVRLAAKKQELEEILHEMEARLDDEEERAQSLLLDKKKMQQQMQELEEHLEEEEDARQKLHLEKVTCEGKIKKLEDEILVMEDHNNKLLKERKLMEDRVADISTNLAEEEEKSKNLTKLKNKHESMISELEVRLKKEEKCRQELDKAKRKLEAESNDLQEQIADLQAQIAELKAQLAKKDEELQNALARLEDEMAQKNNALKKIRELEGHISDLQEDLDSERAARNKAEKIKRDLGEELEALKSELEDTLDTTATQQELRAKREQEVTVLKRAIDEENRTHEAQIHEMRQKHTQAVEELTEQLEQSKRVKSNLEKAKQALEKETSELTMEVRSLVQAKQDGEHKRKKLEGQVADLQSRFADSEKQKADLGERCSKITIELESVTNLLNEAESKNIKLSKDVSSITSQLQDTQELLAEETRQKLQLSTKLRQAEDDKNSLQEQLEEEMEAKRNVERHVSTLNIQLSDSKKKLEEMTANAEMLEEGKKRLQRDLEAANTQYEEKAAAYDKLEKTKNRLQQELEDTLMDLDSQRQVVSNLEKKQKKFDQMLAEEKSISCKYAEERDRAEAEAREKETKALSLARALEEAQDSREELERANKALKMEMEDLISSKDDVGKNVHELEKSKRGLEAQVEEMKTQLEELEDELQAAEDAKLRLEVNMQALKAQFERDLQGRDEMGEEKKRQLLKQVRELETELEDERKQRAQATAAKKKLETDIKDLEGQIETASKGRDEAIKQLRKLQAQMKDYQRELDDAHAAREEVLSAAKESEKKAKSLEAELMQMQEDLAAAERARKQAEAERDELADELSSNASGKSALADEKRRLEARISQLEEELEEEQGNMELLNDRLRKSSQQVDQLNNELQTERSTSQKNESARQQMERQNKELKAKLQEMENQVKSKFKSSISALEAKVAQLEEQLEQENREKQASAKSLRQKDKKMKDLMIQVEDERKQAEQYKDQAEKSNGRVKQLKRQLEESEEESQRATAARRKLQRELDEATETADALGREVSSLKSKLRRGNEPSFGSAPRRMGGGRRVVEDASEEEADPQSDYNGTKSME